Proteins encoded in a region of the Streptomyces sp. PCS3-D2 genome:
- a CDS encoding enoyl-CoA hydratase/isomerase family protein, with protein MALLDKDGVRLTVDDTVATVTLTNPAKRNAQSPALWRALAEAGRSLPGTVRVVVLRGEGKSFSAGLDRQAFTPEGFEGEPSFLDLARGSEELLDATISEYQEAFTWWRRNDIISVAAVQGHAIGAGFQLALACDLRVVADDVQFAMRETSLGLVPDLAGTQPLASLVGYARALEICATGRFVHAEEAERVGLANLVVPAGELDAAVRDLSAALLAPPRDAVIETKTLLRGALARPYDEQRAAERAAQARRLRDLAGLSD; from the coding sequence ATGGCTCTGCTCGACAAGGACGGCGTACGACTCACCGTCGACGACACGGTCGCCACGGTGACACTGACCAATCCGGCCAAGCGAAACGCCCAATCCCCCGCGCTCTGGCGGGCTTTGGCCGAGGCGGGCAGGTCGTTGCCGGGTACTGTCCGGGTCGTCGTGCTGCGCGGCGAGGGCAAGTCCTTCTCCGCCGGGCTCGACCGGCAGGCGTTCACCCCCGAAGGCTTCGAGGGCGAGCCGTCCTTCCTCGACCTGGCGCGCGGTTCCGAGGAACTGCTCGACGCCACGATCTCCGAGTACCAGGAGGCGTTCACCTGGTGGAGGCGTAACGACATCATCTCCGTCGCCGCCGTGCAGGGGCACGCGATCGGCGCCGGCTTCCAGCTCGCGCTCGCGTGTGATCTGCGCGTGGTAGCCGACGACGTGCAGTTCGCCATGCGCGAGACGAGCCTGGGCCTGGTCCCCGACCTGGCCGGCACCCAGCCGCTGGCCTCCCTGGTCGGCTACGCCCGCGCGCTGGAGATCTGCGCGACGGGCCGCTTCGTGCACGCCGAAGAGGCGGAGCGCGTCGGCCTCGCCAACCTGGTGGTCCCGGCGGGCGAGCTCGACGCCGCCGTCCGCGACCTGAGCGCCGCCCTGCTCGCCCCGCCCCGGGACGCCGTGATCGAGACCAAGACCCTGCTGCGCGGGGCGCTGGCCCGCCCGTACGACGAGCAGCGCGCCGCTGAGCGCGCCGCCCAGGCGCGTCGCCTGCGGGACCTGGCGGGCCTCTCGGACTGA
- a CDS encoding Asp23/Gls24 family envelope stress response protein: MTENASGGSHKAPGDRGRTTIADGVVEKIAGLAAREVVGVHALGSGLSRTFGAVRDRVPGGGKAAVSRGVKAEVGEVQTALDLEIVVDYGVSIRDVARAVRENVVSAVERMTGLEVVEVNIAVSDVKLPDEPDEEPEPRLQ; encoded by the coding sequence ATGACCGAAAACGCATCAGGGGGCTCCCACAAGGCTCCCGGCGACCGGGGGCGCACGACCATCGCGGACGGGGTGGTCGAGAAGATCGCCGGACTGGCCGCCCGTGAAGTGGTCGGCGTGCACGCCCTGGGCAGCGGCCTCTCCCGCACCTTCGGCGCCGTCCGGGACCGGGTTCCCGGTGGCGGGAAGGCAGCGGTCAGCCGCGGGGTCAAGGCCGAGGTCGGCGAGGTCCAGACCGCCCTCGACCTGGAGATCGTCGTCGACTACGGCGTGTCGATCCGTGACGTGGCCCGGGCGGTCCGTGAGAACGTCGTCTCCGCGGTCGAGCGGATGACGGGCCTGGAGGTCGTCGAGGTCAACATCGCCGTGAGCGACGTCAAACTGCCCGACGAGCCCGACGAGGAGCCGGAGCCCCGACTCCAGTAG
- a CDS encoding alkaline shock response membrane anchor protein AmaP translates to MDTPPQDAPPGPAAPRSTARATPHAVAAADRGATRIADRVVAKIAAQAAREAVATGSGAPPQATVTVHHDIARVRISLELDYPGDLAAQCAAVRSRVTRRVEECAQMSVPEVDIDIERLHSAHTRTAAGRDRRLR, encoded by the coding sequence ATGGACACCCCGCCGCAGGACGCGCCGCCGGGCCCCGCAGCGCCGCGGAGCACCGCACGGGCCACCCCGCACGCGGTGGCCGCCGCCGACCGCGGGGCCACCCGGATCGCCGACCGGGTCGTCGCCAAGATCGCCGCACAGGCCGCCCGGGAAGCGGTCGCCACCGGCTCCGGCGCGCCCCCGCAGGCCACCGTCACCGTGCACCACGACATCGCCCGGGTCAGGATCAGCCTGGAGCTCGACTACCCCGGTGACCTCGCCGCCCAGTGCGCGGCCGTGCGCAGCCGGGTCACCCGCCGTGTCGAGGAGTGTGCGCAGATGTCCGTACCCGAGGTCGACATCGACATCGAGCGCCTGCACTCGGCGCACACCCGAACCGCCGCCGGGCGGGACCGGCGGCTGCGGTGA
- a CDS encoding DUF6286 domain-containing protein, which translates to MTATRFRSARRIPAALVALLVLAVAGLFLYDLAAVRADRPAMAWRRELAHQLEVHTPADLPVQLAGGALALVGAVLLLLAVTPGVRRILPMLGPDPSGDAVAGAGPPLRAGIGRRDAAQVLRDRAMEVPGVRSARVRVGRSRVRVRARSHFRELDEVRADLDAVLAVGIEELGLVHPPRRRVRVRR; encoded by the coding sequence GTGACGGCCACCCGGTTCAGATCCGCCCGCCGCATCCCCGCCGCACTCGTCGCCCTGCTCGTGCTCGCGGTGGCGGGCCTCTTCCTGTACGACCTGGCCGCCGTACGGGCCGACCGGCCCGCCATGGCCTGGCGCCGCGAGCTCGCCCACCAGCTGGAGGTCCACACCCCGGCGGACCTGCCCGTACAGCTGGCCGGTGGGGCGCTGGCCCTGGTCGGGGCGGTACTCCTGCTGTTGGCCGTCACTCCCGGGGTCCGCAGGATCCTGCCCATGCTGGGCCCCGACCCGAGCGGGGACGCGGTAGCGGGCGCGGGCCCGCCCCTGCGCGCCGGCATCGGCCGGCGGGACGCGGCCCAGGTCCTGCGGGACCGGGCCATGGAAGTGCCGGGCGTGCGGTCGGCGCGGGTCCGGGTGGGCCGCTCCCGCGTCCGGGTGCGGGCCAGGTCGCACTTCCGCGAGCTGGACGAGGTGCGGGCCGACCTCGACGCGGTACTGGCCGTCGGCATCGAAGAGCTGGGCCTGGTGCACCCGCCGCGGCGGCGCGTACGGGTCAGGAGGTGA
- the amaP gene encoding alkaline shock response membrane anchor protein AmaP: MLGTVNRILLAVAGAVLLAAGIVLLTGVRPLRGRTAPLLSAEDRHRYLHAEGWAWWALCAVLALCLVLALWWLLSQLRRSRLREVAVDTGDGAFAVLRGRALSDAVAAEARALDGVAGCRVVLRGRRGAPALRVAVELEPHAVPADALAGLAGPVLTHARTSAGLAELPAEARFRVTSHRARRVS; this comes from the coding sequence GTGCTCGGTACGGTGAACCGGATCCTGCTGGCGGTGGCCGGAGCCGTCCTGCTGGCGGCCGGGATCGTGCTGCTGACGGGGGTGCGCCCGCTGCGGGGCCGTACGGCGCCGCTGCTGAGCGCCGAGGATCGGCACCGGTACCTGCACGCCGAGGGCTGGGCCTGGTGGGCGCTGTGCGCGGTCCTCGCCCTGTGCCTGGTGCTGGCACTGTGGTGGCTGCTGTCGCAGCTGCGGCGATCGAGGCTGCGGGAGGTCGCCGTGGACACCGGGGACGGCGCCTTCGCCGTGCTGCGCGGGCGCGCCCTGTCCGACGCCGTCGCCGCGGAGGCCCGCGCCCTGGACGGGGTCGCCGGCTGCCGGGTCGTCCTGCGCGGGCGGCGCGGGGCGCCCGCCCTGCGGGTGGCGGTCGAGCTGGAGCCCCACGCGGTCCCCGCGGACGCCCTGGCGGGGCTGGCCGGACCGGTCCTCACCCACGCCCGGACCTCGGCGGGCCTGGCGGAACTGCCGGCGGAGGCCCGCTTCCGGGTGACGTCGCACCGGGCCCGGCGCGTCAGCTGA
- a CDS encoding SDR family oxidoreductase, translating to MDLGLKDRVYIVTGATRGLGFASARELVADGAKVLVTGRDEKRTAEAAAELGPNAVGAAADNADPAAAGRLIATARERFGRFDGILISVGGPVPGFAVDSTDAQWSDAFESVFLGAVRLARASAAVLGEGGVIGFVLSGSVHEPIPGLTISNGLRPGLAGFAKSLSVELGPRGIRVVGLLPARIDTDRVRELDALSGDAAASRASNESRIPLRRYGSPQEFGRTAAFLLSPAASYLTGVMLPVDGGSRHGF from the coding sequence ATGGATCTTGGACTGAAAGACCGTGTCTACATCGTCACCGGGGCCACGCGCGGCCTCGGCTTCGCCTCCGCCCGGGAACTGGTCGCCGACGGCGCGAAGGTCCTCGTGACGGGTCGCGACGAGAAGCGGACGGCCGAAGCCGCCGCGGAACTCGGCCCCAATGCCGTGGGAGCGGCCGCGGACAACGCGGATCCGGCGGCGGCCGGGCGGCTCATCGCCACCGCGCGCGAGCGCTTCGGCCGTTTCGACGGCATCCTCATCAGCGTCGGCGGGCCCGTGCCGGGCTTCGCCGTCGACAGCACCGACGCGCAGTGGTCGGACGCCTTCGAATCGGTCTTCCTCGGTGCGGTGCGCCTCGCCCGGGCGTCCGCCGCGGTGCTGGGCGAGGGCGGGGTCATCGGCTTCGTCCTGTCGGGCTCGGTCCACGAGCCGATTCCCGGCCTGACCATCTCCAACGGCCTGCGCCCCGGTCTGGCCGGCTTCGCCAAGTCCCTCTCGGTGGAGCTCGGTCCGCGCGGCATCCGCGTCGTCGGCCTCCTGCCGGCCCGCATCGACACCGACCGGGTGCGGGAGCTCGACGCGCTGTCGGGCGACGCCGCCGCCTCCCGCGCGAGCAACGAGTCCCGTATCCCGCTGCGCCGCTACGGCTCCCCGCAGGAATTCGGCCGCACGGCCGCGTTCCTGCTGTCGCCGGCCGCCTCGTACCTGACGGGTGTGATGCTCCCGGTCGACGGCGGCTCCCGGCACGGCTTCTGA
- a CDS encoding SURF1 family protein: MYRFVLTRQWVCLTLIALVLIPVMIKLGFWQYHRHVHRVAQNQLIEANLRAEPVPVAEVTSPGHKVPRADFWRAVTATGTYDSAHEVVVRMRTSNDDRVGFHVLTPLVLADGRVVLVNRGWVAGGDDPRAYPPVPAAPAGEVTVTGRLKADETSGGSGIKDRKGLPDRQVMLINSEQQAESLGRPVLGGYLELTDPAPAEGGPETVADPDHDSIGAHMAYAVQWWLFASAVPVGWLVLVRRERRDREEAAARAEAAEQEPATA; encoded by the coding sequence GTGTACCGCTTTGTGCTGACCCGGCAGTGGGTGTGCCTCACCCTCATCGCCCTCGTCCTCATCCCCGTGATGATCAAGCTCGGGTTCTGGCAGTACCACCGCCATGTGCACCGGGTCGCACAGAACCAACTGATCGAGGCGAACCTGCGGGCGGAGCCGGTCCCGGTGGCGGAGGTCACCTCCCCCGGACACAAGGTTCCCCGCGCCGACTTCTGGCGCGCGGTCACCGCCACCGGCACGTACGACTCCGCGCACGAGGTGGTCGTACGGATGCGGACCTCGAACGACGACAGGGTCGGCTTCCACGTCCTGACCCCGCTCGTCCTCGCCGACGGCCGGGTGGTGCTGGTCAACCGCGGCTGGGTGGCGGGCGGGGACGACCCGCGCGCCTACCCACCGGTGCCGGCCGCGCCCGCGGGCGAGGTCACGGTCACCGGCCGGCTGAAGGCCGACGAGACGAGCGGCGGCAGCGGCATCAAGGACCGCAAGGGCCTGCCCGACCGGCAGGTGATGCTCATCAACAGCGAGCAGCAGGCCGAGTCCCTGGGCCGGCCCGTGCTCGGCGGGTACCTGGAGCTGACCGATCCGGCTCCGGCGGAGGGCGGCCCCGAGACCGTCGCCGACCCCGACCACGACTCGATCGGCGCGCACATGGCCTACGCGGTCCAGTGGTGGCTGTTCGCCTCCGCGGTACCGGTGGGCTGGCTGGTCCTCGTACGGCGCGAGAGGCGCGATCGCGAGGAGGCCGCGGCCCGGGCCGAAGCCGCCGAACAGGAGCCCGCGACGGCGTAG
- a CDS encoding DEDDh family exonuclease has translation MTMLDDRTTAETTWPTAYPQGYAVVDVETTGLARDDRIVSAAVYRLDAQGNVEDHWYTLVNPQRDPGPVWIHGLTSDVLDGAPLFRDVAEELADRLADRVLVAHNAIFDWQMIAREYARAEAAAPVRQRLCTIALSKELDLPLPNHKLESLAAHFGVVQQRAHHALDDARVLAEAFRPSLHAAARGGVRLPLLECRPLTEWSDSAATPRVGHQTSYRGSSWRPSRRRPPCPHPNPGRFEDGKPLKQGMRIAFSGDTSVERELLEDRTVEAGLHVATSVSRLTSLLVTNDPDSATSKTVKAKSFGTPVVDEAAFTQLLRDVAPAGE, from the coding sequence GTGACCATGCTCGACGACCGTACGACCGCAGAGACGACGTGGCCGACCGCCTACCCACAGGGGTACGCGGTCGTCGACGTGGAGACCACCGGGCTCGCTCGCGACGACCGGATAGTCTCCGCGGCCGTCTACCGGCTCGACGCCCAGGGCAACGTGGAGGACCACTGGTACACCTTGGTCAACCCGCAGCGGGACCCGGGGCCGGTGTGGATCCACGGTCTGACGAGCGACGTGCTCGACGGGGCGCCGCTCTTCCGGGATGTCGCCGAGGAGCTCGCCGACCGGCTCGCGGACCGGGTGCTGGTGGCGCACAACGCCATCTTCGACTGGCAGATGATCGCCCGGGAGTACGCGCGCGCCGAGGCTGCCGCGCCGGTCCGTCAGCGGTTGTGCACCATCGCCCTGTCGAAGGAGCTGGACCTCCCGCTGCCCAACCACAAGCTGGAGTCGCTCGCCGCGCACTTCGGCGTGGTCCAGCAGCGCGCGCACCACGCCCTCGACGACGCCCGGGTGCTGGCGGAGGCCTTCCGTCCGTCGCTGCACGCCGCGGCGCGGGGCGGCGTACGGCTGCCCCTGCTGGAGTGCCGGCCGCTGACCGAGTGGTCGGACTCGGCCGCCACCCCCCGCGTGGGCCACCAGACGTCCTACCGGGGAAGCAGCTGGCGGCCCTCGCGCAGGCGGCCGCCGTGCCCGCACCCCAACCCGGGGCGGTTCGAGGACGGCAAGCCGCTGAAGCAGGGCATGCGGATCGCCTTCTCCGGTGACACCTCGGTGGAGCGGGAGCTGCTGGAGGACCGGACGGTCGAGGCGGGCCTGCACGTCGCGACGAGCGTGTCGCGGCTCACCAGCCTCCTGGTGACGAACGACCCCGACTCGGCGACCTCGAAGACGGTCAAGGCGAAGTCGTTCGGCACCCCGGTGGTCGACGAGGCCGCCTTCACGCAGCTGCTGCGGGACGTGGCCCCGGCCGGGGAATGA
- a CDS encoding TetR/AcrR family transcriptional regulator: MARSSLTRDEVLDAAASLVRRRGPAALTMRGLAAELGTAVTSIYWHVGNRESLLDALVERTVQEMGAILPAGRTPAERMVSVARILRRELRERPHLIAMVHERGLTERMFLPAQQALVREVHAAGLHGARAADAVRAVQFQIVGFLLVERNRERAPAQSPAESELWDPATASHDPALARALARPADPERLFLLSVRALVTALLMAPPQDRRSGP; encoded by the coding sequence ATGGCAAGATCCTCGCTGACCCGTGACGAGGTGCTCGACGCCGCCGCGTCCCTGGTTCGACGACGCGGTCCGGCCGCCCTCACGATGCGGGGACTCGCCGCCGAGCTGGGCACCGCCGTGACGTCGATCTACTGGCACGTCGGCAACCGCGAATCGCTGCTCGACGCCCTCGTGGAGCGGACGGTTCAGGAGATGGGCGCAATCCTCCCGGCCGGCCGCACCCCGGCCGAGCGGATGGTCTCGGTGGCCCGGATCCTGCGCCGCGAACTGCGCGAGCGCCCGCACCTCATCGCGATGGTCCACGAACGCGGCCTCACGGAGCGGATGTTCCTGCCCGCCCAGCAGGCCCTCGTCCGCGAGGTGCACGCCGCGGGCCTGCACGGCGCCCGGGCGGCCGACGCGGTGCGCGCCGTGCAGTTCCAGATCGTCGGGTTCCTGCTCGTGGAGCGCAACCGTGAACGCGCCCCCGCCCAGTCCCCGGCCGAGAGCGAGCTCTGGGACCCGGCCACGGCCTCCCACGACCCCGCCCTGGCCCGCGCGCTGGCCCGGCCCGCGGATCCGGAGCGGCTCTTCCTGCTGTCCGTGCGGGCCCTGGTGACCGCCCTGCTGATGGCGCCGCCGCAGGACCGCAGGAGCGGTCCGTGA
- a CDS encoding acetoacetate decarboxylase family protein, with protein sequence MARVRYGARTEVEIAASREKSSRLPDIWSTGVVAVWETDPDVVAAVLPPPLKPTGQALVRANISKVDLPGYPLGAGSVAVAARHDGVEGWYPLVMPMTHERALTGGREVFGEPKKLGEVTVERDGLVVRAALARHGIAFVEVRGAVDRPLPLPEPTRKTDFYFKFLPSVDGSGFDGDPVLVHCVRNEKVRRLEHVTGDVVLRESMFDPVADLPVRRIVEITIGEKTTDQRGRVVERVSARSLLPYVHQRYDDPLQLLDGPPEGSL encoded by the coding sequence ATGGCACGCGTACGGTACGGAGCGCGCACCGAGGTCGAGATCGCCGCGTCGCGCGAGAAGAGTTCCCGGCTCCCCGACATCTGGTCCACCGGCGTGGTGGCCGTCTGGGAGACCGATCCCGACGTGGTCGCCGCGGTCCTGCCGCCGCCGCTCAAGCCGACCGGACAGGCCCTGGTGCGGGCGAACATCAGCAAGGTCGACCTGCCCGGCTACCCGCTCGGCGCCGGCTCGGTGGCCGTCGCCGCCCGGCACGACGGCGTGGAGGGCTGGTACCCCCTGGTCATGCCGATGACCCACGAGCGCGCCCTGACCGGCGGCCGCGAGGTCTTCGGCGAACCGAAGAAGCTGGGCGAGGTCACCGTCGAGCGGGACGGCCTCGTCGTACGCGCAGCCCTCGCCCGGCACGGGATCGCCTTCGTCGAGGTGCGCGGCGCCGTGGACCGCCCGCTCCCACTGCCCGAGCCCACCCGGAAGACCGACTTCTACTTCAAGTTCCTTCCTTCCGTGGACGGTTCGGGCTTCGACGGGGACCCGGTCCTGGTGCACTGCGTGCGCAACGAGAAGGTCCGCAGGCTGGAGCACGTCACCGGTGACGTCGTCCTGCGCGAGTCGATGTTCGATCCGGTCGCCGACCTCCCGGTCCGCCGGATCGTGGAGATCACCATCGGCGAGAAGACCACCGACCAGAGGGGCCGGGTCGTCGAGCGGGTCAGTGCCCGGTCCCTGCTCCCGTACGTCCACCAGCGCTACGACGACCCCCTCCAGCTCCTCGACGGCCCGCCGGAAGGGAGCCTGTGA
- a CDS encoding amidohydrolase family protein, translating into MSDTPYEDPYLIISSDCHAGLPTEQYRPYLDSRHHRRFDEFLGQRDARRAEATRLGIRNEAFAEKWFHDHEEGLRGGWDTGQRLKELDGDGVAGEVVFPDADAVDSQTAAPFGVGLGLSGDQDPELGMAGAQAHNRWLAEFVSQTPERHCGVALLPVTGDPDKVVAEVHRAKESGLGALMIPAMWVDQAPYHDRRYDPVWAAAAETRMPIVTHSGASPRHEYGDHLGIFVSEVTWWPARPLWFLLWSGVFERHPGLRFGVAESGCWWLPNQLWFMDRLYLGAHGGKKLSPFEELKRPPSEYLDRQVFVCATNTKRRELAQRYEIGVDNILWGSDFPHPEGTWPNTRTWLKNTFHDIPVDESRRILGLAAAEVFGFDTAKLAPLARRIGPTPAELGQSPDQAAVTASWARSREVGRHWLTGHDFPVLGVAQ; encoded by the coding sequence GTGAGTGACACACCGTACGAGGACCCGTACCTGATCATCTCCTCCGACTGCCACGCGGGCCTGCCCACCGAGCAGTACCGCCCCTATCTCGACTCCCGTCACCACCGCCGGTTCGACGAGTTCCTCGGCCAGCGCGACGCCCGCCGCGCCGAGGCCACCCGGCTGGGCATCCGCAACGAGGCCTTCGCCGAGAAGTGGTTCCACGACCACGAGGAAGGGCTGCGGGGCGGCTGGGACACCGGTCAGCGGCTCAAGGAGCTCGACGGCGACGGCGTGGCCGGTGAGGTCGTCTTCCCCGACGCGGACGCCGTCGACAGCCAGACCGCGGCCCCCTTCGGAGTGGGCCTCGGGCTCTCCGGCGACCAGGACCCCGAGCTCGGTATGGCGGGCGCGCAGGCGCACAACCGCTGGCTGGCCGAGTTCGTCTCGCAGACCCCGGAACGCCATTGCGGTGTCGCCCTGCTGCCCGTCACGGGCGATCCGGACAAGGTCGTCGCCGAGGTGCACCGGGCCAAGGAGTCCGGGCTGGGCGCGCTGATGATCCCCGCCATGTGGGTGGACCAGGCGCCCTACCACGACCGCCGCTACGACCCCGTCTGGGCGGCGGCGGCCGAGACGCGGATGCCCATCGTCACCCATTCCGGGGCCTCGCCGCGCCACGAGTACGGCGACCACCTGGGCATCTTCGTCTCCGAGGTCACCTGGTGGCCGGCCCGCCCGCTCTGGTTCCTGCTCTGGTCGGGGGTGTTCGAGCGGCACCCGGGCCTGAGGTTCGGCGTCGCCGAGTCGGGCTGCTGGTGGCTGCCGAACCAGCTGTGGTTCATGGACCGGCTCTACCTCGGCGCGCACGGCGGCAAGAAGCTCTCGCCCTTCGAGGAGCTGAAGCGGCCGCCGAGCGAGTACCTGGACCGCCAGGTGTTCGTCTGCGCGACGAACACCAAGCGGCGGGAACTGGCCCAGCGCTACGAGATCGGCGTGGACAACATCCTGTGGGGTTCGGACTTCCCGCACCCCGAGGGCACCTGGCCGAACACCCGGACCTGGCTGAAGAACACCTTCCACGACATCCCCGTCGACGAGAGCCGCCGGATCCTCGGCCTCGCAGCGGCGGAGGTCTTCGGCTTCGACACCGCGAAGCTGGCCCCGCTCGCCCGCCGGATCGGCCCCACCCCGGCCGAGCTGGGCCAGTCCCCGGACCAGGCGGCGGTGACGGCCTCCTGGGCGCGCTCGCGCGAGGTGGGCCGGCACTGGCTGACCGGCCACGACTTCCCGGTACTGGGGGTCGCGCAGTGA
- a CDS encoding amidohydrolase family protein — MTGGDRYTVISADCHAGADLLDYKPYLEKRHHDDFDAWAAGYVNPYEDLLADTADRNWNSARRLAELEADGIVAEVVFPNTIPPFFPKASLMAQPPTAAEYAMRWAGLQAHNRWLADFCADAPGRRAGVAQILLNDVDAAVREVRRTKEAGLTGGILLPGVPPGSTVPELYSEVYDPLWAVCDELDVPVNHHGGSASPPLGDEPAARAVFMVETTWFSHRALWHLVFGGAFRRHPGLRLVLTEQGSGWIPGVLEMLDYYHGRLVAASATAESKFGAGLAEAMGRGPSEVWRDNCFVGASFMRPHEVPLRDRIGLDKIMWGSDYPHDEGTTPFSREGLRIAYAGLPRDEVAAMAGGNAARVYGFDLTRLDALAAQHGPLVSEIAEPLAHVPPEATSPAFARGGSVRVW, encoded by the coding sequence GTGACCGGCGGCGACCGCTACACGGTGATCTCGGCGGACTGCCACGCGGGCGCCGACCTCCTGGACTACAAGCCGTACCTGGAGAAGCGCCACCACGACGACTTCGACGCCTGGGCCGCCGGCTACGTGAACCCGTACGAGGACCTCCTCGCGGACACCGCGGACCGCAACTGGAACTCGGCGCGGCGCCTGGCGGAGCTGGAGGCCGACGGCATCGTCGCCGAGGTCGTCTTCCCCAACACCATCCCGCCGTTCTTCCCCAAGGCCTCCCTGATGGCGCAGCCGCCGACGGCCGCGGAGTACGCGATGCGCTGGGCCGGCCTGCAGGCCCACAACCGCTGGCTGGCGGACTTCTGCGCGGACGCCCCGGGCCGGCGGGCGGGCGTCGCGCAGATCCTCCTCAACGACGTGGACGCGGCGGTGCGGGAGGTCCGCCGCACGAAGGAGGCAGGCCTGACGGGCGGCATCCTGCTGCCCGGCGTACCGCCCGGTTCCACGGTCCCCGAGCTGTACTCGGAGGTCTACGACCCCCTCTGGGCGGTGTGCGACGAGCTGGACGTCCCGGTCAACCACCACGGCGGCTCGGCCTCGCCGCCGCTCGGCGACGAACCGGCGGCCCGGGCCGTCTTCATGGTGGAGACCACCTGGTTCTCGCACCGCGCCCTGTGGCACCTCGTCTTCGGCGGGGCGTTTCGACGCCATCCGGGCCTCAGACTGGTCCTGACCGAGCAGGGCTCCGGCTGGATCCCCGGCGTGCTGGAGATGCTGGACTACTACCACGGCCGCCTGGTCGCGGCCTCGGCCACGGCCGAGTCCAAGTTCGGGGCGGGCCTCGCCGAGGCGATGGGCAGGGGCCCGAGCGAGGTCTGGCGGGACAACTGCTTCGTGGGGGCCAGCTTCATGCGTCCCCACGAGGTGCCGCTGCGGGACCGGATCGGCCTCGACAAGATCATGTGGGGCAGCGACTACCCCCACGACGAGGGCACGACCCCCTTCTCCCGCGAAGGCCTCCGCATCGCCTACGCGGGCCTCCCGCGGGACGAGGTCGCCGCGATGGCCGGCGGCAACGCGGCCCGCGTGTACGGCTTCGACCTGACGCGGCTGGACGCCCTGGCCGCGCAGCACGGCCCCCTGGTCTCGGAGATCGCCGAACCCCTGGCGCACGTCCCGCCCGAGGCCACCAGCCCGGCCTTCGCCCGCGGCGGCTCGGTCCGGGTCTGGTAG
- a CDS encoding sterol desaturase family protein: MPNLPDVVLWSIPAFVLLTVIELVSYRLHPDEDAAGYDTKDAATSIGMGLGSIGFDLLWKIPVVAVFTAVYELTPLRVPLLWWTVPLMLLAQDFLYYWQHRSHHVIRILWACHVVHHSSRKFNLTTALRQPWTSATTYWFYLPMVAVGVHPAVIPFCYGINLLYQFWVHTERIGKLPRAYEYVFNTPSHHRVHHASQGGYLDRNYGGILIVWDRMFGSWVGETDRPVYGLTKNIDTYNPLRVATHEYAAIARDVRAARSWSERAGRVFRGPGWQPAASVQAAPAAQAAAPAAQAAVAAPAAPTAPAPTTDPAAVQEATA; the protein is encoded by the coding sequence ATGCCGAACCTGCCCGATGTCGTGCTGTGGTCCATACCCGCCTTCGTGCTGCTCACCGTCATCGAGCTGGTGAGCTACCGGCTCCATCCCGACGAGGACGCGGCCGGGTACGACACCAAGGACGCCGCCACCAGCATCGGCATGGGGCTCGGCAGCATCGGCTTCGACCTCCTGTGGAAGATCCCGGTGGTCGCGGTCTTCACCGCCGTCTACGAACTCACCCCGCTGCGGGTTCCGTTGCTCTGGTGGACCGTCCCGCTGATGCTGCTCGCCCAGGACTTCCTCTACTACTGGCAGCACCGCAGCCACCACGTCATCCGCATCCTGTGGGCCTGCCACGTGGTCCACCACAGCAGCCGGAAGTTCAACCTCACCACCGCGCTGCGGCAGCCCTGGACCAGTGCCACGACCTACTGGTTCTACCTGCCGATGGTGGCGGTCGGGGTGCACCCCGCCGTGATCCCGTTCTGCTACGGCATCAACCTGCTCTACCAGTTCTGGGTCCACACCGAGCGCATCGGGAAGCTGCCCCGGGCCTACGAGTACGTCTTCAACACCCCGTCGCACCACCGCGTCCACCACGCGTCCCAGGGCGGCTACCTGGACCGCAACTACGGCGGCATCCTGATCGTCTGGGACCGGATGTTCGGCTCCTGGGTGGGGGAGACCGACCGGCCCGTATACGGGCTCACCAAGAACATCGACACCTACAACCCGCTGCGCGTGGCCACTCACGAGTACGCCGCCATCGCCCGGGACGTGCGCGCCGCCCGGAGCTGGAGCGAGCGGGCCGGCCGGGTCTTCCGCGGCCCCGGCTGGCAGCCCGCGGCATCGGTCCAGGCGGCCCCGGCCGCCCAGGCCGCCGCACCCGCGGCGCAGGCCGCCGTGGCCGCGCCCGCTGCCCCCACCGCACCCGCCCCCACCACCGACCCGGCCGCCGTACAGGAGGCCACCGCGTGA